A single Lolium perenne isolate Kyuss_39 chromosome 6, Kyuss_2.0, whole genome shotgun sequence DNA region contains:
- the LOC127310713 gene encoding blue copper protein-like encodes MSIVVAVYVVALFPATASAATAYMVGDDDGWNTGVDYSAWVEGKEFVVGDTLEFVYSVSRDDAHTVVVMDEGDYNDCTSLNYLPTLSSGDDTVVLRQSGTWYFSSGVGGDCNDGLKLSVDVQ; translated from the exons ATGTCCATCGTCGTCGCCGTGTACGTCGTCGCTTTATTCCCGGCGACTGCCTCCGCCGCCACGGCGTACATGGTCGGAGATGACGACGGATGGAACACCGGGGTCGACTACAGCGCTTGGGTGGAAGGCAAAGAGTTCGTAGTCGGCGACACGCTCG AGTTCGTGTATTCTGTGAGCAGAGATGACGCCCACACCGTGGTGGTGATGGACGAGGGGGACTACAACGACTGTACCTCGCTGAACTACCTGCCGACGCTGAGTTCCGGGGACGACACGGTGGTGCTGAGGCAGTCCGGAACGTGGTACTTCTCCAGCGGCGTCGGGGGCGACTGCAACGACGGCTTGAAGCTATCTGTCGATGTTCAGTGA
- the LOC127308707 gene encoding uncharacterized protein — translation MDSASASASSPEDEPELAPLARMTTVSRHYFGGASSEHDHTLRVDIVENIEEDYGMFVWPCSVILAEYVWQQRPRFSHSRVVELGAGTSLPGLVAAKVGADVTLTDIAHNTEVLNNIRQICGLNDANCKVVGLTWGEWDEPVFDLHPDIILGADVLYDSAKFDDLFATVTFLLENSPGAVFITTYHNRSGHHLIEFLMVKWGLKCMKLLDGFSFLPSCKADSLQGNIQLVEIALEKAKPK, via the exons ATGGACTCTGCTTCCGCGTCTGCGTCCTCGCCGGAGGACGAGCCCGAGCTTGCTCCACTGGCGCGCATGACCACAGTATCTCGCCACTACTTCGGCGGTGCCTCCTCCGAGCACGACCATACCCTCCGCGTCGACATCGTCGAG AATATCGAAGAGGATTACGGGATGTTCGTCTGGCCGTGCAGCGTCATCCTCGCGGAATACGTCTGGCAGCAGAGGCCGCGGTTCTCCCACTCAAGAGTTGTCGAG CTTGGTGCCGGAACCTCGCTACCCGGTTTAGTAGCTGCAAAAGTTGGAGCAGATGTCACGCTGACAGACATTGCACATAATACAGAA GTGCTGAACAACATCAGACAAATATGCGGGCTCAATGATGCCAACTGTAAG GTGGTAGGGCTTACTTGGGGAGAATGGGATGAACCTGTATTTGATTTGCACCCTGATATTATTCTTGGAGCCGATGTGCTTTATGATTCAGCCA AATTTGATGATCTGTTCGCGACGGTCACCTTTCTCCTTGAAAATTCTCCTGGGGCAGTGTTCATTACCACATACCACAACCGGAG TGGTCATCATTTGATTGAATTCTTGATGGTGAAGTGGGGTTTGAAATGTATGAAACTCTTGGATGGGTTCTCTTTCCTTCCCTCGTGCAAGGCTGATTCACTACAGGGAAACATCCAGCTTGTTGAGATTGCACTTGAGAAGGCAAAACCTAAATGA